The following are from one region of the Candidatus Brocadiaceae bacterium genome:
- a CDS encoding sulfatase-like hydrolase/transferase, translating to MAKKSPNLILIGIDSLRADHMSLYGYPHLTTPHIDRFAAGGTTFERVISPHIPTTSGYGNMLTGRDAFGTNTVALRHQGPMAEGVPTLAEVLREHGYETTCVGFPGNPASRGFDKYLDYAGWGSLAAGRSPKAENLNAVALPELQRLAAGPGPFFLFMRHMDPHSPYLPPHPFERIFYAGDEFDPDNRSMDPVFAFKPFADYFATWMPPGVTDKDYIIAQYDGAVAYMDACIRNIFAQVSALGLDENTLIVLDSDHGETLYDHDCYFDHHGLYECTLRVPLVFRMPGRVPAGLRLSGYATLMDVTPTILDILGIPTDLPFDGQSLLPEMQGTPRRPTVESYLTEATWMRKHGWRTPEWKLIRALEPDFHFKPEIELYNLIEDPGESRNLAPDEPEVVEFLQNRMSAWIARREKETGRTNPMLTNPRWHGCKGVTGPFQSSQQAYDSLHIGDVGTAARLQAREATKE from the coding sequence ATGGCGAAGAAGTCGCCGAACCTGATCCTGATCGGCATCGACAGCCTGCGCGCAGACCACATGAGCCTCTACGGCTATCCGCACCTGACGACCCCCCACATCGACCGGTTCGCCGCCGGAGGCACCACCTTCGAACGGGTCATCAGCCCCCACATCCCCACAACCTCCGGCTACGGCAACATGCTGACCGGCCGCGACGCCTTCGGCACCAACACGGTGGCGCTCCGCCATCAGGGCCCCATGGCCGAGGGCGTGCCCACGCTGGCCGAGGTCCTGCGCGAGCACGGCTACGAGACGACCTGCGTGGGCTTCCCGGGCAATCCCGCCTCGCGCGGCTTCGACAAGTACCTGGACTACGCCGGCTGGGGCAGCCTGGCCGCGGGCCGCAGCCCCAAGGCCGAGAACCTGAACGCCGTCGCCCTGCCGGAACTCCAGCGCCTCGCGGCCGGCCCCGGGCCGTTCTTCCTGTTCATGCGCCACATGGACCCGCACTCGCCCTACCTGCCCCCCCACCCCTTCGAACGCATCTTCTACGCCGGCGACGAGTTCGACCCCGACAACCGGTCCATGGACCCCGTCTTCGCCTTCAAACCCTTCGCCGACTACTTCGCCACCTGGATGCCGCCCGGCGTCACCGACAAGGACTACATCATCGCGCAGTACGACGGCGCGGTCGCCTACATGGACGCCTGCATCCGGAACATCTTCGCACAGGTCAGCGCCCTGGGACTCGATGAGAACACGCTGATCGTCCTCGACAGCGACCACGGCGAGACGCTCTACGACCACGACTGCTACTTCGACCACCACGGCCTCTACGAGTGCACCCTGCGCGTGCCGCTGGTCTTCCGCATGCCGGGGCGCGTGCCGGCCGGCCTGCGCCTGAGCGGCTACGCCACGCTCATGGACGTTACGCCGACGATCCTGGACATCCTGGGCATCCCCACGGACCTGCCGTTCGACGGCCAGAGCCTCCTCCCGGAGATGCAGGGCACGCCGCGCCGACCGACCGTCGAGTCGTACCTGACCGAGGCGACCTGGATGCGCAAGCACGGCTGGCGCACGCCGGAGTGGAAGCTCATCCGCGCCCTCGAGCCGGACTTCCACTTCAAGCCCGAGATCGAGCTCTACAACCTGATCGAAGACCCCGGCGAATCCCGCAACCTGGCCCCGGACGAGCCGGAGGTCGTCGAGTTCCTCCAGAACCGCATGAGCGCCTGGATCGCCCGCCGCGAGAAGGAAACCGGCCGGACGAACCCCATGCTCACCAACCCCCGGTGGCACGGCTGCAAGGGCGTGACGGGGCCGTTCCAATCCTCCCAACAGGCCTACGACTCGCTGCACATCGGCGACGTCGGCACGGCCGCGCGCCTGCAGGCCCGGGAAGCGACGAAGGAGTAG
- a CDS encoding Gfo/Idh/MocA family oxidoreductase gives MQAVRVGILGFAHGHVSAYCARWQAGEFGIRVVAGWDHDGQRAAGPCERFGLERCPDPAALLARADVDAVVIGAETSMHADLAEAAARAGKAIVLQKPMALTMAEADRIVEAVREAGVPFSMAWQMRADPHNLRVKALLADGRFGRPYIVRRRHCLSTHLWPDFARSWHVRPELNRDIFADDASHAVDFIYWLLGMPVSVSAEMGTLRDPAVANDNAIALFRYADGTFGEVSCTFVAPAGENTVEVVCENGLIVGNYGDAPSSSVPRPPGGIQLKWFLTGDDGWTVGDLPEVTSQGERIAGLAAPLAEFLHGRRPPVATAEEGRDVLRLVLGCYESAEQGRRIEFT, from the coding sequence GCAAGCGGTCCGGGTGGGAATCCTGGGGTTCGCCCACGGCCACGTGAGCGCCTACTGCGCGCGCTGGCAGGCCGGCGAGTTCGGCATCCGCGTGGTCGCCGGGTGGGACCATGACGGGCAACGCGCCGCCGGCCCCTGCGAGCGCTTCGGGCTGGAACGCTGCCCCGACCCCGCCGCCCTGCTGGCACGCGCCGACGTCGACGCCGTGGTCATCGGCGCCGAGACGTCCATGCACGCCGACCTGGCCGAGGCCGCCGCGCGCGCCGGCAAGGCCATCGTCCTGCAGAAGCCGATGGCCCTCACGATGGCCGAGGCCGACCGCATCGTGGAGGCCGTCCGCGAGGCGGGGGTGCCCTTCAGCATGGCCTGGCAGATGCGCGCGGACCCGCATAACCTGCGGGTGAAGGCCCTGCTGGCCGACGGGCGCTTCGGCCGGCCGTACATCGTCCGACGCCGCCACTGCCTGTCGACACACCTCTGGCCCGACTTCGCCCGGAGCTGGCACGTCCGGCCGGAGCTGAACCGCGACATCTTCGCCGACGACGCCTCCCACGCCGTCGATTTCATCTACTGGCTCCTGGGGATGCCCGTCAGCGTGTCGGCCGAGATGGGCACGCTGCGCGACCCGGCGGTGGCGAACGACAACGCCATCGCCCTGTTCCGATACGCCGACGGCACCTTCGGCGAGGTCTCGTGCACGTTCGTCGCACCGGCCGGAGAGAACACGGTGGAGGTCGTCTGCGAGAACGGCCTGATCGTCGGCAACTACGGCGACGCCCCGAGCAGCAGCGTGCCGCGCCCCCCCGGCGGCATCCAGTTGAAGTGGTTCCTGACCGGGGACGACGGGTGGACGGTCGGCGACCTGCCCGAGGTCACCTCGCAGGGCGAGCGCATCGCCGGCCTGGCCGCGCCCCTGGCGGAGTTCCTGCACGGACGGCGCCCGCCGGTGGCGACCGCCGAAGAAGGCCGCGACGTGCTGCGCCTCGTCCTGGGCTGCTACGAATCGGCCGAACAGGGGCGCAGGATCGAGTTCACGTGA
- a CDS encoding sulfatase-like hydrolase/transferase, translating into MDRQPNLLLIVLDSLRADHMSLHGYGRLTTPHIDRFAAGGVVLEDVLSPHIPTTPAFAGLLTGLDCFGTGVVSLRHKGAMTAPTLAALLQDRGYETTCVGFKDTEPCAPGFGRYLDYVGWGAWEDGRCPKAENLAAVALPELRRLAGSDRPFFLMLRYLDPHAPYLPPAPFERMFYAGDECDPANTSMRPVLAFRPMRDFQASWLPPGITDIDYVIAQYDGAVAYADACLQGLFEAVSALGLDEDTLVVLTADHGETLDEHDCYFDHHGLYECTLRVPLVFRMPGRLPAGRRLAGTATLQDVAPTVLDLLGIRTDAVFDGRSLADALRHGRLRARSELYLTEATWMRKHAWRTPEWKLIRALEPDFHFKPEVELYNLLTDPGENENLAGSQPDVVDLLTGRMRSWIRRREGETARRNPMFTEIRWHDCAGVEGAFESSQQAYDTLHIGPKKPSTQPRSREDVLKALGYM; encoded by the coding sequence ATGGACAGACAACCCAACCTGCTCCTGATCGTTCTGGACAGCCTGCGGGCCGACCACATGAGCCTGCACGGCTACGGCCGCCTCACGACGCCCCACATCGACCGGTTCGCGGCCGGCGGCGTCGTGCTCGAAGACGTCCTGAGCCCGCACATTCCCACCACGCCGGCCTTCGCCGGGCTGCTGACGGGCCTCGACTGCTTCGGTACGGGCGTCGTCTCGCTGCGGCACAAGGGCGCGATGACGGCCCCGACGCTGGCCGCGCTCCTGCAGGACCGCGGCTACGAGACGACCTGCGTGGGCTTCAAGGACACCGAGCCGTGCGCGCCCGGCTTCGGCCGCTACCTCGACTACGTCGGCTGGGGCGCGTGGGAGGACGGCCGCTGCCCGAAGGCCGAGAACCTGGCCGCCGTCGCCCTGCCCGAACTCCGGCGCCTGGCCGGGAGCGACCGGCCGTTCTTCCTGATGCTCCGCTACCTGGACCCGCACGCCCCCTACCTGCCGCCCGCGCCGTTCGAACGCATGTTCTACGCCGGCGACGAGTGCGACCCCGCCAACACGTCCATGCGGCCGGTGCTCGCCTTCCGCCCCATGCGCGACTTCCAGGCCTCCTGGTTGCCCCCCGGCATCACGGACATCGACTACGTCATCGCCCAGTACGACGGCGCGGTCGCCTACGCGGACGCGTGCCTCCAGGGGCTCTTCGAGGCCGTCTCCGCCCTGGGCCTGGACGAGGACACGCTGGTCGTCCTGACGGCGGACCACGGCGAGACACTCGACGAGCACGACTGCTACTTCGACCACCACGGCCTCTACGAATGCACCCTGCGCGTGCCGCTCGTCTTCCGCATGCCCGGCCGCCTGCCCGCCGGGCGCCGCCTCGCCGGCACGGCCACGCTCCAGGACGTGGCGCCCACCGTCCTGGACCTGCTCGGCATCCGCACCGACGCCGTCTTCGACGGCCGGAGCCTGGCCGACGCCCTGCGGCACGGGCGACTCCGCGCCCGCAGCGAACTCTACCTCACCGAGGCCACCTGGATGCGCAAGCACGCCTGGCGCACGCCCGAGTGGAAGCTGATCCGCGCGCTCGAACCCGACTTCCACTTCAAGCCCGAGGTGGAACTCTACAACCTGCTGACGGACCCGGGCGAGAACGAGAACCTGGCCGGATCGCAGCCCGACGTGGTCGACCTGCTGACCGGCCGCATGCGGTCCTGGATCCGCCGGCGCGAAGGCGAAACCGCGCGGCGCAATCCCATGTTCACCGAGATCCGCTGGCACGACTGCGCGGGCGTCGAAGGCGCCTTCGAGTCGTCCCAGCAGGCCTACGACACCCTGCACATCGGCCCGAAGAAGCCCAGCACGCAGCCGCGCTCGCGCGAAGACGTGCTCAAAGCGCTCGGGTACATGTAG